The following are encoded together in the Planctomycetota bacterium genome:
- a CDS encoding TolC family protein — protein sequence MSKACLLIGMLLIAGCASDLSPYLGDPDDARRVEPLELTTRPAKTATTQPTTQPAGRTVELTLSAARRIALANNTNVGIAEIDPQIAAAGLSVEQGAFEATFGVDARYAKQDSPFINQTIFSPDGSGDTSVVRVQGGQLDALTIDPSLTKPLRTGGQVRVTAPIDRVETDQGRLLNPQWEQDVRVSISQPLLRGFGSDASELGIRIAATEVAAARQRLKVTVVDTIAAVDRAYWQLWSARRAVEVREEQLQLVGEQLERAQRRFRAGSTGELEVVRAESAQADATEELVAAVGQADRAQRALRDLMSVRLESSPFAVGNSSALEPSTKAAAVPYSLEPRKLVTMAMQRRGELAEARVAELAEQARLLNASREAYLPRLDVFYEWGVNGLGGDYDGAVDQLGSGDFQDQTIGLTFEQPLGNRVRRQQLRQSLLRRAQRLLDVRRRQEIIKREVYDACEGIDTGYERILAARQRVATAERLLAAEERQVDAGATSSAELLESQRNLASARLSLASAISQYEIARVDLAAATGTVLGKAGVVLE from the coding sequence GTGTCGAAGGCTTGCCTGCTCATCGGCATGCTTCTGATCGCCGGCTGCGCGTCGGACCTTTCGCCCTACCTCGGCGATCCCGACGACGCCCGCCGCGTCGAGCCACTCGAACTGACGACCCGTCCCGCAAAGACCGCGACGACACAGCCGACCACACAGCCGGCCGGTCGCACCGTCGAGCTCACGCTGTCGGCCGCGCGACGAATCGCGCTGGCGAACAACACGAACGTCGGAATCGCCGAGATCGACCCGCAAATTGCAGCCGCGGGTCTGTCTGTCGAACAAGGGGCCTTCGAGGCGACCTTCGGCGTCGACGCCCGGTACGCCAAGCAAGACTCGCCCTTCATCAACCAGACGATCTTCAGCCCCGACGGCTCAGGCGACACGTCCGTCGTCCGCGTGCAAGGCGGCCAGCTCGATGCGCTGACGATCGACCCGAGCCTGACCAAGCCGCTGCGCACGGGCGGCCAGGTCCGCGTGACGGCGCCGATCGATCGCGTCGAGACGGACCAGGGACGGCTGCTCAATCCTCAGTGGGAACAGGACGTTCGCGTCTCGATCAGCCAGCCGCTCTTGCGCGGCTTCGGCAGCGACGCAAGCGAGCTGGGCATCCGCATCGCTGCCACTGAAGTCGCCGCGGCCCGGCAGCGGCTCAAGGTGACGGTCGTCGACACCATCGCCGCGGTCGATCGCGCGTACTGGCAGCTCTGGTCGGCCAGGCGAGCGGTCGAAGTTCGCGAGGAACAACTCCAACTCGTCGGCGAACAGCTCGAACGGGCACAACGCCGATTCCGCGCCGGCTCGACGGGCGAGTTGGAGGTCGTCCGTGCCGAGAGCGCCCAGGCCGACGCGACCGAAGAGCTGGTCGCGGCCGTCGGGCAGGCGGATCGTGCACAGCGGGCACTGCGCGATCTGATGTCGGTCCGGCTGGAGTCGTCGCCGTTCGCGGTGGGCAATTCCTCGGCGCTCGAACCCTCGACCAAAGCCGCGGCCGTGCCGTACTCGCTGGAGCCGAGAAAGCTGGTCACGATGGCCATGCAACGTCGCGGAGAGCTTGCCGAGGCCCGCGTGGCTGAGCTTGCCGAACAAGCCCGGCTGCTGAATGCCAGTCGCGAGGCCTACCTGCCGCGGCTGGACGTCTTCTACGAATGGGGTGTGAATGGCCTGGGCGGCGACTACGACGGCGCCGTCGACCAACTCGGCTCGGGCGATTTCCAGGACCAGACCATCGGCCTGACATTCGAACAGCCGCTGGGCAACCGTGTCCGTCGGCAACAGCTCCGCCAGAGCCTGCTGCGACGCGCGCAGCGGCTGCTGGACGTTCGGCGTCGCCAGGAGATAATCAAACGTGAGGTCTACGACGCGTGCGAAGGCATCGACACCGGCTACGAACGCATCCTCGCCGCACGCCAACGCGTCGCGACGGCCGAACGACTTCTGGCGGCGGAGGAGCGTCAGGTCGACGCCGGCGCGACCTCGTCGGCCGAGCTGCTTGAGTCGCAGCGGAATCTCGCGTCGGCCAGGCTGTCGCTCG